GAGAGCAATGCGCCATCCGCTCTGAGGATCTTCGTCGAATCGAATCTCGCTAGTCATTGTTCTGCCTCAAAATTAATAAATCTCCATCCGAGGATATTTAAGCGCTTTTGAATTATCCGCCCCAATGGGAAAGTACTAAATAAGAAATTATAATCCAAAGGAAGAAGAACTCAAATCGTCTTCTTGGATGGGCGGAAATCGTTTCTCTAGGCCGCGTGGACAAATTCAAATTTAATCCAATCTACTATTGCAGAGAGAGTTACGAATCCGAGGAAGGTTTGGGGGAGTTGCTCGTATCGTGTAGCGACTCTTCTGTATGATTTTATTCTGCAGAAGAAGTTTTCGACGATTCTTCGAAGCCTACCGATTTCCTTGTCGTAAGAGATCGTCTCTTTTCGATTCGCTTTAGGAGGGATGACGCAGAACCCTCCCGCCGATTCAATATGACTTCTGATGCGGTTGGCATCATAGGCCTTGTCGGCGAGAACGAACTTGGCTTTCAAGTTCTTGGGAAGGGTTTCGATGGCACTGACACTGTCGTGTTCATTGCCGGGAACCAAGACAAGGGAAACGGCTCTTCCGGCAAGATTTACCACAGCAGAGAGTT
This genomic stretch from Puniceicoccus vermicola harbors:
- a CDS encoding IS5 family transposase is translated as KINNLYRTEVGSHRGRPVGNLDATLNGIWWILCTGSIWNQLPERYGKWNSVWRCFRRWCGSGMWGWILQNLTEQHSDYEIALMLDGSHIKAHQDASRSPLDSEQQKLGKTKGGRNTKLSAVVNLAGRAVSLVLVPGNEHDSVSAIETLPKNLKAKFVLADKAYDANRIRSHIESAGGFCVIPPKANRKETISYDKEIGRLRRIVENFFCRIKSYRRVATRYEQLPQTFLGFVTLSAIVDWIKFEFVHAA